The following proteins come from a genomic window of Paramisgurnus dabryanus chromosome 19, PD_genome_1.1, whole genome shotgun sequence:
- the nrm gene encoding nurim, with translation MKSNTPFIMASVTFRDCFLCVSALINFIFVFVTCADFVRFVSFRAIFHNLSGDAPLCRESVSWSVALRDSGVLKAVAVDVFLLVLFSLQHSVLAWAPVKRSCQNLLGVLSRTMYCFTTAIAMQVLMRYWQPITSAPCLWSVQNTSWDIYFPLICFILHFLCWAIICSILLIFDYPELLGIKQVYYECLGLGDPLSLKSPRAQRLFAHLRHPVCVELLVVLWLLPSFPLDRLLLALYLSVYLILAHSLDTQDCTYLNRQLQTKLRLFGAPLEENDQSNNNINKQD, from the exons atgaagtcgaacacaccttttATCATGGCGTCGGTGACTTTTCGCGATTGCTTTCTCTGTGTTTCGGCGTTGATTAACTTCATCTTCGTTTTCGTGACCTGTGCTGATTTTGTTCGCTTTGTGTCTTTTCGCGCAATCTTTCATAACCTGAGCGGGGACGCGCCTCTGTGTCGAG AGTCCGTGTCATGGTCTGTGGCTCTACGGGACAGCGGGGTTTTAAAGGCTGTAGCTGTGGATGTTTTCCTTCTGGTCCTCTTCAGTCTTCAGCACAGTGTGTTGGCCTGGGCTCCAGTGAAGAGAAGCTGTCAGAACCTTCTGGGGGTTTTAAGCAGAACCATGTACTGCTTTACTACCGCTATAGCAATGCAG GTATTGATGCGCTATTGGCAACCGATCACCAGCGCCCCCTGTCTGTGGTCTGTGCAAAATACAAGCTGGGATATTTATTTCCCTCTcatctgttttattttacactttCTGTGCTGGGCGATCATCTGCAGTATTTTACTGATTTTTGACTATCCAGAATTACTGGGCATCAAACAG GTGTATTATGAGTGTTTGGGTCTGGGTGATCCTCTCTCTTTAAAGTCTCCACGCGCCCAGCGCCTCTTTGCTCACCTGAGACATCCGGTCTGTGTGGAGCTGCTGGTGGTTCTCTGGCTTCTTCCGAGTTTTCCTCTGGATCGACTCCTGCTGGCTCtttatctgtctgtttatctgatCCTCGCTCATTCTCTGGATACACAAGACTGCACGTATCTCAACCGGCAGCTGCAGACCAAACTGAGACTCTTCGGTGCTCCGCTAGAAGAAAATGATCAGAGTAATAACAACATCAACAAACAGGACTGA
- the ppp1r18 gene encoding uncharacterized protein ppp1r18, producing MMSLSTLPEWKQLLLERKRREEEERERREREEEERLANMPAWKRGIILRRRAKQDEGRDKDGGQHTADVLTIIEDIATEQMDNKLTLHLQTEETIASIQHNPFIRSENSWRRDNTCDGTNNIGREKEAEVKREREFWKRRDREIWTDKGREKEPLKKCREVESSTCLFTPVTGLHTIKANNIIIIEKEKNSKERPERRESAREEVEEKRMRMDLREFLAGGGSVTEIRASEVLIIKPSFTDEEIDTPEVREKIWRKETLMTRITKLKGGGTECGGRVSQLLSKFGEHPKPPIRSKSTDCLDPSGKNRIKYSTVREDETKPTFRGVPKRSFSFSDRVLCHQENGVCEKEPEFKVIERTYSDRRVKPNVKVRSEGEPRVTRRWGRHRRDEEVQMNEKRQKESADGDEGFIVASIKNPEDIPFARRVPIKGDGRESSEREIKIDKEMQSDHRCEIRPNEKEKMERKSQTEEVKRKRNQDEVNVVQSTYIRPSDNTKDIITPSADCSLQSSSHLSEDLDHRTERIQKDRELNRTGKMSSCEDPDTITYNQQKTSHPIKEEVTIPRTVFYGVDVSSTRRPSFPVGDEEGGGGGVERRGSWKTGRPLTRVESLRERIRQQEEKLSGVKKTEVMESRETEGTLTQQEETTLQTLRLFDVTQEVAVASPQLPVPISLSRSDSTEREVGEISGDESESDIFRGETERDHVEECDRRSIWRRQNLNAGEDEKERELLEEEYLPPSLSPSPPLSDSLVEMSRIYNLKPVGSRSAVCIGERKADLSTGQYKPIRNTQSPDILPEKAKLWSYGRDGDKPGTVESTGVQTVQRQVERLKLKEQEGETQSVTTSQEVKTAEGQKRPDILKETQKSQTSMNPSQQNDQRSHPKPQQLRSFTVNARTVQPTENSLSTPEQVNSPSSPSTGPSPPLFTIRSASGGPAKRGTTITITPRRSAGSAPSGNTSTVTPSKPPPQAQPSTTNTSANKDTGKKRYPTAEEIQVIGGYQNLERSCLMKNKGTTKAVKVCFDDAQLERVCEYPSEDSHPCAPHPVPEDGRCGGEQEEDEEEENGAFVSSSDRSSGRIRFLKVDESCKR from the exons ATGATGTCTTTGTCCACGCTACCCGAATGGAAACAACTGCTATTAGAGCGCAAGAGACGAGaggaagaggagagagagagaagagagagagaggaagaggagAGGCTGGCCAACATGCCTGCCTGGAAGAGAGGGATTATCCTGAGAAGGAGAGCAAAGCAAGATGAAGGACGAGATAAAGATGGTGGACAGCATACAGCAGACGTCTTGACCATCATAGAGGACATCGCTACAGAACAGATGGACAATAAACTCACACTCCATCTCCAAACTGAAGAAACCATCGCCTCCATCCAACACAATCCTTTCATCAGGTCTGAGAACAGCTGGAGGAGAGACAACACATGCGATGGAACCAATAATATAGGAAGAGAGAAAGAAGCGGaggtaaagagagagagagagttctggaaaaGACGAGATAGAGAGATATGGACAGACAAAGGAAGAGAGAAAGAACCGCTGAAGAAGTGCAGAGAGGTAGAGAGCAGCACATGTCTCTTTACTCCAGTTACAGGCCTTCACACCATCAAAGCAAACAACATCATTATCATCGAGAAAGAGAAAAACAGCAAAGAAAGACCGGAGAGGAGAGAGAGCGCTCGAGAGGAGGTGGAAGAGAAGAGGATGAGGATGGATTTAAGAGAGTTTCTGGCTGGTGGTGGAAGCGTTACAGAGATCAGAGCATCAGAAGTGTTGATCATCAAACCATCATTTACAGACGAGGAGATAGACACACCTGAAGTGAGAGAGAAGATATGGAGAAAAGAGACATTGATGACGAGAATAACAAAACTCAAGGGCGGAGGAACCGAATGTGGTGGTCGAGTCAGTCAGCTGCTCAGTAAGTTTGGTGAACACCCCAAACCCCCAATTCGTTCAAAGAGCACAGACTGCCTTGACCCATCAGGCAAGAACCGGATCAAATACAGTACCGTACGGGAGGACGAAACGAAGCCGACATTCCGAGGTGTTCCCAAACGCTCCTTCAGTTTCTCCGATCGTGTACTGTGTCATCAAGAGAACGGAGTTTGTGAGAAGGAACCGGAGTTTAAGGTGATAGAGAGGACGTACTCGGATCGCAGGGTCAAACCGAACGTGAAAGTTCGATCAGAAGGTGAACCAAGAGTCACGAGACGATGGGGGAGACACAGACGTGATGAAGAGGTACAGATGAATGaaaagagacagaaagagagtgCAGATGGAGATGAGGGCTTCATTGTGGCCTCCATAAAAAACCCAGAGGACATCCCATTTGCCCGACGAGTTCCAATCAAAGGTGATGGGAGAGAAAGCAGCGAGAGGGAGATAAAGATAGATAAAGAGATGCAAAGTGATCATAGGTGTGAAATAAGGCCAAATGAGAAGGAGAAAATGGAAAGAAAAAGCCAAACTGAGGAAGTCAAGAGGAAAAGGAATCAGGATGAGGTGAATGTAGTTCAAAGTACATATATCCGACCCTCAGATAACACCAAAGATATCATCACACCATCAGCAGACTGCAGTCTTCAGTCTTCTTCACATCTGTCAGAAGATCTGGACCACAGGACAGAAAGAATCCAGAAGGACAGAGAGCTCAACAGGACAGGGAAGATGTCTTCATGTGAAGATCCAGACACAATCACTTACAATCAGCAGAAAACATCCCATCCAATCAAAGAGGAGGTAACCATCCCCAGAACAGTGTTTTATGGAGTTGACGTATCCTCAACCAGAAGGCCAAGTTTCCCTGTTGGAGATGAAGAAGGTGGAGGAGGAGGAGTAGAGAGGAGAGGAAGCTGGAAGACCGGACGACCTCTGACCCGAGTGGAGTCATTAAGAGAAAGAATCCGTCAACAAGAAGAGAAACTGAGCGGTGTGAAGAAGACTGAAGTGATGGAGAGCAGAGAAACAGAAGGCACTTTGACTCAACAGGAAGAAACCACACTGCAGACTCTCAGACTGTTTGACGTCACACAGGAAGTTGCAGTGGCAAGCCCTCAACTTCCTGTTCCTATTTCTCTGTCACGGTCAGACTCGACAGAAAGAGAAGTTGGGGAGATCTCTGGGGATGAATCCGAGAGCGATATCTTCCGTGGAGAAACAGAGAGAGATCATGTAGAGGAGTGTGACAGACGCAGCATTTGGAGACGACAGAACCTAAACGCGGGAGAAGAcgaaaaagagagagagttgTTAGAGGAAGAATATCTCCctccctctctttctccctCTCCACCTCTTTCAGACTCACTTGTCGAAATGAGTCGGATCTATAACCTCAAGCCGGTGGGATCCAGGAGCGCCGTATGTATCGGTGAACGAAAAGCCGATCTTTCCACGGGACAATACAAGCCCATCAGAAATACACAGTCACCGGACATTCTGCCCGAGAAAGCAAAACTGTGGAGTTATGGGAGGGACGGTGACAAACCTGGGACGGTGGAGTCGACAGGTGTTCAGACGGTCCAGCGTCAGGTAGAACGGCTAAAGCTGAAGGAACAGGAAGGAGAGACGCAGAGTGTGACGACATCACAGGAGGTTAAGACGGCTGAAGGCCAGAAGAGACCAGACATACTCAAAGAGACTCAGAAATCACAAACATCTATGAATCCTTCTCAACAAAATGATCAAAGGTCTCATCCCAAACCTCAGCAGCTCAGGTCCTTCACCGTCAACGCCCGCACTGTCCAACCCACAGAAAACTCTTTATCAACCCCAGAACAAGTCAACAGTCCTTCATCTCCCTCGACAGGCCCCTCTCCACCGCTGTTTACCATTAGGAGTGCATCAGGAGGACCGGCGAAGAGAGGGACCACCATCACCATCACCCCTAGAAGATCTGCTGGATCAGCTCCTTCTGGAAACACCTCAACAGTAACTCCATCAAAACCACCACCACAGGCCCAGCCGTCCACCACTAACACCAGTGCAAACAAAGACACGGGTAAAAAGAGATATCCGACCGCCGAAGAGATCCAGGTGATCGGAGGATATCAGAATCTGGAGCGGTCGTGCTTGATGAAGAACAAAGGAACAACTAAAGCG GTGAAGGTTTGTTTCGATGACGCTCAGCTGGAGAGAGTTTGTGAATATCCATCAGAAGATTCTCATCCCTGCGCTCCTCATCCGGTGCCAGAGGACGGGAGGTGTGGGGGAGAGCAGGAGGAAGATGAGGAAGAGGAGAACGGAGCGTTTGTGTCCAGCAGTGACAGGAGCTCAGGAAGGATTCGGTTCCTCAAAGTGG ATGAATCCTGTAAGCGTTAA